From Acidobacteriota bacterium, a single genomic window includes:
- the gyrA gene encoding DNA gyrase subunit A, translated as MSDAGQARKIPVSIEDEMRHSYLDYAMSVIIGRALPDVRDGLKPVHRRSLYAMYDAGNTSDKPYRKSAKTVGEVIGRFHPHGDQAVYDTLVRMAQPFSLRYPLVDGQGNFGSVDGDPPAAMRYTEIRMSPLAEELLRDIDKDTVDFGPNYDNTEREPLVLPCGFPNLLANGADGIAVGMATRIPPHNLRELIDAAEHLVRNPDCSVRDLMRYVQGPDFPTGGVVYGTAGIEQAYRTGRGRIVVRGRIGFEEGGKGSRDRLVITELPYQVNKVHLIEEIAALVRDKKIDGIADIRDESDRDGIRVVLELRKDAVPQVVINNLYKQTKLQSTFGAIFLAIVAGRPRVLDLKRMLGYYISHRREVVVRRTQYLLRQAEDRAHILEGLKKALDHLDAVIALIRGSATPQEAKEGLVARFEFSERQAQAILEMRLQRLTQLERDKLLEELAELLGRIEWYRQVLASRSMVDDIVVEELKKVRDKYGDDRRTEIVEDEGEIRTIDMITDEPVVISLSHRDYVKRTPLTEYRSQGRGGSGIRLMEVRDDDFIERVRIASTHDQSLWFTSAGRVHSLPVYQLPEAGRAARGKPIVNLLGLRPGEKIQGMLALRELDKEGSYIVTFTRRGYVKRTPLSAYANIRSGGIIALCLDEGDTLITVHLGTDDDDLFIATRNGKAIRFSAREVRPMGRTARGVKGITLRGGDEVVSASVVRDAPDILTVTSNGYGKRTRLEEYRPQGRGGLGLINLKVSPKTGPVVAALPVWDSDEIIVATRQGKVIRTPVEQDENNRISRMGRATQGVKVIRLKEGDEVVSVTRSHDVNGNNGGDAQPQRGPNGEE; from the coding sequence ATGAGCGACGCCGGGCAGGCGAGAAAGATACCGGTCAGCATCGAGGACGAGATGCGTCACTCGTACCTCGACTACGCGATGTCCGTCATCATCGGGCGCGCCCTCCCGGACGTCCGCGACGGACTCAAACCGGTGCACCGGCGATCGCTCTACGCGATGTACGACGCGGGAAACACGTCCGACAAGCCATACCGGAAGAGCGCGAAGACGGTGGGCGAGGTCATCGGGCGGTTCCATCCGCATGGCGACCAGGCGGTCTACGACACGCTCGTGCGGATGGCGCAGCCGTTCTCCCTCCGGTATCCGCTCGTGGACGGGCAGGGGAACTTCGGCTCGGTGGATGGGGATCCGCCGGCGGCGATGCGATACACCGAGATCCGGATGTCGCCGCTCGCCGAGGAACTCCTGCGGGACATCGACAAGGACACCGTCGACTTCGGCCCCAATTACGACAACACGGAACGCGAGCCGCTCGTCCTGCCCTGCGGTTTTCCGAATCTCCTCGCCAACGGCGCCGACGGCATCGCCGTCGGAATGGCCACGCGGATCCCTCCCCATAACCTGCGGGAGCTGATCGACGCCGCCGAGCATCTCGTCCGGAACCCCGACTGCAGCGTGCGGGATCTCATGCGCTATGTGCAGGGTCCCGACTTCCCGACGGGGGGGGTTGTCTACGGGACGGCCGGGATCGAGCAGGCGTACCGGACCGGCCGCGGCCGGATCGTGGTGCGCGGGCGGATCGGTTTCGAGGAGGGTGGAAAGGGTTCGCGCGACCGGCTGGTGATCACGGAGCTTCCTTACCAGGTCAACAAGGTCCACCTCATCGAGGAGATCGCCGCGCTCGTCCGCGACAAGAAAATCGACGGCATCGCCGACATCCGCGACGAATCGGACCGCGACGGAATCCGCGTCGTGCTCGAGCTGCGGAAGGATGCGGTGCCTCAGGTGGTGATCAACAACCTGTACAAGCAGACGAAGTTGCAGTCGACCTTCGGCGCCATCTTCCTCGCGATCGTCGCCGGGCGGCCTCGTGTCCTCGATCTCAAGCGGATGCTCGGCTACTACATCAGCCACCGGCGCGAGGTCGTCGTTCGCCGCACACAGTATCTGCTGCGGCAGGCGGAAGATCGGGCGCACATCCTCGAGGGGCTGAAGAAAGCCCTCGATCACCTCGATGCGGTGATCGCACTGATCCGCGGTTCGGCCACCCCCCAGGAGGCGAAAGAGGGTCTCGTTGCCCGGTTCGAGTTCAGCGAGCGTCAGGCGCAGGCGATTCTGGAGATGCGGCTTCAGCGGCTGACGCAGCTCGAGCGGGACAAGCTACTGGAGGAACTCGCCGAGCTGCTGGGGCGAATCGAATGGTACCGGCAGGTCCTCGCGTCCCGGTCGATGGTCGACGACATCGTCGTCGAGGAGTTGAAGAAGGTCCGCGACAAATACGGCGACGATCGGAGGACGGAGATCGTCGAGGACGAGGGCGAAATCCGCACGATCGACATGATCACCGACGAACCCGTCGTGATCTCGCTGTCGCACAGGGACTATGTGAAACGCACCCCCTTGACCGAGTACCGCTCGCAGGGCCGGGGCGGGAGCGGGATCCGGCTGATGGAAGTGCGGGACGACGACTTCATCGAGAGGGTGAGGATCGCCTCGACCCACGACCAGAGCTTGTGGTTCACGTCGGCCGGCCGGGTCCACTCCCTGCCGGTGTACCAGCTACCGGAGGCGGGACGCGCGGCACGGGGAAAGCCGATCGTGAACCTGCTCGGGCTCAGGCCGGGAGAGAAGATCCAGGGCATGCTCGCGCTGCGGGAGCTCGACAAGGAGGGCTCGTACATCGTCACCTTCACGCGGCGCGGCTACGTCAAGCGGACGCCTCTGTCGGCCTATGCCAACATCCGCAGCGGGGGAATCATCGCCCTTTGCCTCGACGAGGGAGATACGCTGATCACGGTTCATCTCGGAACCGACGACGACGATCTGTTCATAGCCACCCGCAACGGCAAGGCGATCCGGTTCTCGGCGCGCGAAGTGCGTCCCATGGGGCGCACGGCGCGGGGCGTGAAGGGGATCACGTTGCGTGGCGGCGACGAGGTGGTGAGCGCGTCGGTGGTCCGCGACGCCCCGGACATCCTGACGGTCACGTCGAACGGTTACGGCAAGCGCACGCGGCTCGAGGAGTACCGGCCGCAGGGCCGCGGCGGTCTCGGGCTCATCAATCTCAAGGTGTCGCCGAAGACCGGACCGGTCGTCGCCGCGCTGCCGGTGTGGGACAGCGACGAGATCATCGTGGCGACGCGTCAAGGGAAAGTCATTCGCACACCGGTTGAGCAGGACGAGAACAACCGGATTTCCCGAATGGGGCGGGCCACGCAAGGGGTCAAGGTCATCCGCCTGAAGGAGGGGGACGAGGTCGTCTCGGTGACGCGAAGCCACGACGTGAACGGGAACAACGGGGGCGATGCGCAGCCGCAGAGGGGGCCCAACGGAGAGGAGTGA
- the fsa gene encoding fructose-6-phosphate aldolase, with translation MKFFIDTADVGEIREAAALGVLDGVTTNPTLVAKTGRPFREVLDEILEIVDGPVSAEVTATDYEGMVAEARELASIHENIVVKIPITRDGLRAIRTCSRDGIRVNVTLCFNPMQAVMAAKAGAAYISPFVGRLDDIGHDGMELIQQIRTIYDNYGFDTEILAASIRHPQHVVQAALIGADVATIPFNVIDKLLNHPLTDIGLERFLADWQKLQEGLKGR, from the coding sequence ATGAAGTTCTTCATCGATACGGCCGACGTCGGCGAGATTCGTGAGGCGGCGGCCCTCGGCGTACTGGACGGGGTGACGACGAATCCCACTCTCGTGGCCAAGACGGGCCGCCCATTCCGGGAGGTTCTCGACGAGATCCTGGAGATCGTCGACGGGCCCGTGAGCGCGGAGGTCACGGCGACCGACTACGAAGGTATGGTCGCGGAAGCCCGCGAACTGGCATCGATCCACGAGAACATCGTGGTCAAGATACCCATCACGCGGGATGGTCTCCGAGCGATCCGCACCTGCAGCCGCGACGGGATCCGCGTGAACGTCACCCTCTGCTTCAATCCGATGCAGGCGGTGATGGCGGCCAAGGCGGGCGCGGCCTATATCAGCCCCTTCGTCGGGCGCTTGGACGATATCGGACACGACGGGATGGAGCTGATCCAGCAGATCCGGACCATCTACGACAACTACGGCTTCGACACCGAGATCCTCGCGGCCAGCATCCGGCACCCGCAGCATGTCGTCCAGGCCGCGCTGATCGGCGCCGACGTGGCGACGATTCCCTTCAATGTGATCGACAAGCTGCTGAACCACCCGCTCACCGACATCGGGCTGGAGAGGTTCCTGGCCGACTGGCAGAAGCTGCAGGAGGGGCTGAAGGGCCGGTGA
- a CDS encoding acyl-CoA carboxylase subunit beta: MDRIEELRRRLEEARAGGGPERVERQHAAGKLTARERIELLVDPGSFEETDALVVHRCTDFGMERRRIPGDGVVTGFATIEGRPVALFAQDFTVFGGSLSETYAKKICKIMDQALSVGCPVIGLNDSGGARIQEGAASLAGYADIFLRNTLASGVIPQISAIMGPCAGGAVYSPAITDFTIMVQDSAHMFITGPDVIRAVTHEEVTKEELGGAMTHAGKSGVAHFAAHDDAHALGLIKKLLSYLPQNNHEDPPRRPTEDPPDRRDEALNGIVPENPRDPYDIKQVISRVVDDGEFFEVHEHWAKNIVVGFAHLDGCPVGVVANQPAVLAGVLDIDASRKGARFVRFCDAFNIPLVVFEDVPGFLPGVAQEHGGIIVHGAKLLYAFAEATVPKLTVITRKAYGGAYCVMASKHIRTDVNLAWPTAEIAVMGAEGAVEILYRREIAAAPDPERFKEEKVREYREAFANPYVAAERGYVDAVIEPADTRRRLVSALRRLATKVDGLPPKKHGNIPL; this comes from the coding sequence GTGGACCGCATCGAGGAGCTGAGGCGCCGGCTCGAAGAGGCGCGTGCGGGCGGGGGTCCGGAGCGCGTGGAGCGCCAGCACGCCGCGGGGAAGCTCACCGCCAGGGAGCGGATCGAGCTCCTGGTCGATCCCGGCAGTTTCGAGGAGACGGACGCCCTGGTCGTCCACCGCTGCACCGACTTCGGCATGGAGCGCCGGCGAATACCGGGCGACGGGGTGGTCACCGGCTTTGCCACGATCGAAGGCCGGCCTGTGGCCCTGTTCGCGCAGGATTTCACGGTGTTCGGCGGTTCCCTCTCCGAAACCTACGCCAAGAAGATCTGCAAGATCATGGACCAGGCGCTGTCGGTCGGCTGCCCGGTGATCGGACTCAACGACTCCGGAGGAGCGCGGATTCAGGAGGGAGCGGCCTCGCTCGCCGGCTACGCGGACATCTTTCTCCGCAACACGCTGGCCTCCGGTGTGATCCCGCAGATCTCCGCGATCATGGGGCCATGCGCCGGGGGAGCGGTGTACTCGCCGGCCATCACCGATTTCACCATCATGGTGCAGGACAGCGCGCACATGTTCATCACGGGGCCCGACGTCATCCGGGCCGTCACGCACGAGGAGGTGACCAAGGAGGAGCTCGGCGGGGCGATGACACACGCCGGAAAGTCCGGGGTGGCCCACTTCGCAGCCCACGACGATGCTCATGCGCTTGGCCTGATCAAGAAGCTCCTCTCCTATTTGCCGCAAAACAATCATGAGGATCCACCCCGCCGGCCGACCGAGGATCCTCCGGACCGGCGGGACGAGGCCCTCAACGGCATCGTGCCGGAGAACCCGCGCGACCCGTACGACATCAAGCAAGTCATTTCGCGGGTGGTGGACGACGGGGAGTTTTTCGAGGTTCACGAGCACTGGGCGAAGAACATCGTCGTCGGCTTCGCCCACCTCGACGGCTGTCCGGTCGGGGTGGTGGCCAACCAGCCGGCGGTGCTGGCCGGGGTCCTCGACATCGACGCGTCTCGCAAGGGTGCGCGCTTCGTGCGCTTCTGCGATGCCTTCAACATCCCGCTGGTCGTGTTCGAGGACGTCCCCGGCTTCCTGCCGGGCGTGGCCCAGGAACATGGCGGCATCATCGTCCACGGGGCCAAACTGTTGTACGCGTTCGCCGAGGCTACGGTTCCCAAGCTCACCGTGATCACCCGGAAGGCCTATGGCGGCGCCTACTGCGTGATGGCGAGCAAGCACATCCGCACCGATGTCAATCTGGCCTGGCCGACAGCGGAGATCGCCGTCATGGGCGCGGAGGGCGCGGTCGAGATCCTGTACCGGAGGGAGATCGCGGCGGCGCCCGACCCGGAGCGGTTCAAGGAGGAGAAAGTCCGCGAGTACCGCGAGGCTTTCGCCAATCCGTACGTCGCCGCAGAGCGCGGCTACGTCGACGCGGTGATCGAGCCAGCCGACACCCGCCGGCGCCTCGTGTCCGCCTTGAGGCGCCTGGCGACCAAGGTCGACGGGCTGCCGCCCAAGAAGCACGGGAACATACCGCTGTGA
- a CDS encoding acetyl-CoA carboxylase biotin carboxylase subunit, whose protein sequence is MSDLPFRKILVANRGEIAVRVIRACWDLNIPAVAVYSAADRTAPHVRLAREAYPIGPAPAAESYLRIDRIIDTARRCGADAIHPGYGFLAENPDFADACRDAGITFIGPTPESMRAMGDKVEARRRMAAAGVPVVPGSGAVTDEGAAAAAAKVGYPLMIKAAAGGGGKGMRIVRSPEELPAALERARSEARSSFGDDTVYFERYLERPRHIEVQVLFDARGRGLALGERECSIQRRHQKIIEESPSPVVDDDARAKISELALTAARAAGYVGAGTVEFLRDDDGSFYFMEMNTRLQVEHPVTEEVYGVDLVEAQILIAAGRPLPWSAERLSPRGHAIECRITAEDPHRNFSPCPGLIETARIPSGPGIRDDSAVASGYRVPVEYDPMIGKLIARGADRREAIRRMRRALDEYRLDGLTTNIPFLRRIMDEPDFVAGKIHTGYIAEHLEELLAPPPEEDETVPVIAAAIAAYRERARMPSRRPPGESGSSWVRLGRLRALGARLR, encoded by the coding sequence GTGAGTGACCTCCCGTTCAGGAAGATCCTGGTGGCCAACCGCGGCGAGATCGCGGTGCGGGTGATCAGGGCGTGCTGGGACCTCAACATCCCGGCCGTGGCGGTCTACTCGGCCGCGGACCGGACGGCTCCGCACGTGCGGCTCGCGCGGGAGGCTTACCCGATCGGCCCCGCGCCGGCGGCGGAGTCCTATCTCAGGATCGACAGGATCATCGACACGGCGAGGCGATGCGGGGCGGACGCGATCCATCCGGGATACGGATTCCTGGCCGAGAACCCGGACTTCGCCGACGCCTGCCGCGACGCCGGGATCACGTTCATCGGGCCGACCCCCGAATCGATGCGGGCCATGGGGGACAAGGTGGAGGCGCGGCGCCGCATGGCGGCCGCTGGTGTGCCGGTGGTTCCCGGCAGCGGCGCGGTGACGGACGAGGGAGCGGCGGCCGCGGCGGCGAAGGTCGGCTATCCGCTGATGATCAAGGCCGCGGCCGGGGGCGGCGGAAAGGGCATGCGGATCGTGCGCTCCCCCGAGGAGCTTCCTGCGGCGCTGGAACGGGCGAGGTCGGAGGCCCGCTCGAGCTTCGGCGACGACACCGTGTACTTCGAGCGCTATCTGGAGCGGCCGCGCCACATCGAGGTTCAGGTGCTGTTCGACGCCCGGGGGCGGGGCCTGGCGCTGGGGGAGCGGGAATGCTCGATCCAGCGGCGGCACCAGAAGATCATCGAGGAGTCGCCGTCGCCGGTGGTCGACGACGATGCCCGGGCGAAGATCAGCGAACTCGCGCTCACCGCCGCCAGGGCTGCCGGCTACGTCGGCGCCGGCACGGTGGAATTCCTCAGGGACGACGACGGCTCGTTCTACTTCATGGAGATGAACACCCGCCTGCAGGTCGAGCACCCGGTGACCGAGGAGGTCTACGGCGTCGACCTGGTCGAGGCGCAGATCCTCATCGCGGCGGGTCGCCCGCTGCCCTGGAGCGCGGAGCGGCTGTCGCCCCGGGGCCACGCGATCGAGTGCCGGATCACCGCCGAGGATCCGCACCGGAACTTCTCGCCCTGCCCGGGCCTGATCGAAACCGCCCGCATTCCGTCCGGGCCGGGAATCCGCGACGACTCGGCGGTCGCCTCAGGATACCGGGTCCCCGTGGAATACGATCCGATGATCGGGAAGCTGATCGCGCGCGGCGCCGACCGCCGCGAGGCGATCCGCCGGATGCGGCGCGCTCTGGACGAGTACCGTCTCGACGGGCTGACGACGAACATTCCGTTTCTGCGCCGGATCATGGACGAGCCCGACTTCGTCGCCGGGAAGATCCACACGGGATACATCGCCGAACATCTCGAGGAGCTTCTCGCCCCTCCCCCCGAGGAGGACGAGACCGTGCCGGTGATCGCGGCGGCGATCGCCGCCTATCGCGAGCGAGCGCGAATGCCGAGCCGCCGGCCGCCGGGCGAGTCCGGGTCGTCGTGGGTGCGTCTGGGACGGCTCCGCGCTCTGGGGGCACGGCTTCGATGA
- a CDS encoding acetyl-CoA carboxylase biotin carboxyl carrier protein subunit produces the protein MRFLASRDGVEWEVEVRETEGGYRVRIGDRWHDVDAAVLEGSFLSLILGGRSYEVSVRRDSRDRYAVRRGGYLDLVRITDPLASTAGAKLASKGPTEVRATMPGRVVAELVKEDEEVGEGQGLIVLEAMKMENEIPAPRPGRVRRLAVRAGQTVESGDLIAVIE, from the coding sequence ATGAGGTTCCTGGCGTCTCGCGACGGAGTGGAGTGGGAGGTGGAGGTCCGCGAGACCGAGGGCGGCTATCGAGTCCGCATCGGTGACCGCTGGCACGATGTCGATGCGGCGGTGCTCGAGGGATCGTTCCTCTCCCTCATCCTCGGCGGGCGATCCTACGAGGTGTCGGTCCGCCGCGACTCGCGGGACCGGTACGCGGTCCGGCGCGGCGGCTACCTCGACCTGGTGCGCATCACCGATCCGCTCGCCTCCACCGCGGGCGCCAAGCTCGCCTCCAAGGGGCCGACGGAGGTGCGGGCGACGATGCCCGGCCGCGTCGTGGCGGAGCTGGTCAAGGAGGACGAAGAGGTCGGTGAGGGCCAGGGACTGATCGTCCTGGAGGCGATGAAGATGGAGAACGAGATCCCCGCGCCGCGCCCCGGGCGGGTGCGGCGGCTCGCGGTCCGCGCGGGGCAGACCGTCGAGTCGGGGGACCTGATCGCAGTGATCGAGTGA
- a CDS encoding HU family DNA-binding protein, with translation MNKAALIEKIAEDAGITKAAASRAIESLIEGVTNSLRRGERTTLVGFGTFTVSQRRGRTGRNPQTGATIHIAPKKVVRFKAGKDLEELLNR, from the coding sequence ATGAACAAGGCGGCCCTGATCGAGAAGATCGCCGAAGACGCAGGCATCACCAAGGCGGCCGCGAGCCGGGCGATCGAGTCCCTGATCGAGGGGGTCACGAACTCGCTGCGTCGCGGGGAGAGAACGACGCTCGTCGGGTTCGGAACCTTCACGGTCTCGCAGCGGCGCGGCCGCACCGGCCGGAATCCGCAGACGGGCGCGACGATCCACATCGCGCCGAAGAAGGTCGTTCGTTTCAAGGCGGGAAAGGACCTCGAGGAGCTGCTGAACCGCTGA
- the larB gene encoding nickel pincer cofactor biosynthesis protein LarB, with protein MDRAALERLLREVAAGTTGVAEALERIAGLATADIGVARIDHHREVRRGIPEAVLGEGKSPEQIFAIVDHLVSRRRVVLVTRLDADSGRRLQERHPRGRYDPVSRTFLLRPGRGGRGKPGLLVVSAGTADLPVAEEVAVSAVAMGLRPERLYDVGVAGVHRLLENADVLRRARVIVAVAGMEGALPGVIAGLVAAPVIGVPTSVGYGVSRGGLAALLTMLGSCSGGVTVVNIDNGYGAACAARAILDAGAKTR; from the coding sequence ATGGACCGAGCCGCCCTGGAACGACTCCTCCGAGAGGTGGCCGCCGGCACGACCGGCGTCGCCGAGGCCCTGGAGCGGATCGCCGGCCTGGCGACGGCGGACATCGGCGTCGCCCGCATCGACCACCACAGGGAGGTCCGGCGGGGGATCCCCGAGGCGGTTCTCGGGGAGGGCAAGAGCCCGGAGCAGATCTTCGCGATCGTCGATCATCTCGTCTCGCGGCGCCGCGTGGTGCTGGTCACCCGGCTGGACGCGGACAGTGGCCGCCGCCTCCAGGAACGCCATCCGCGTGGCCGCTACGATCCCGTCTCCCGGACCTTCCTCCTCCGGCCCGGCCGCGGCGGCAGGGGGAAGCCGGGGCTGCTGGTCGTGTCGGCGGGCACGGCGGATCTGCCTGTGGCCGAGGAGGTTGCCGTCTCCGCGGTGGCGATGGGCCTCCGGCCGGAGCGGCTGTACGACGTGGGTGTCGCGGGCGTCCATCGCCTCCTGGAGAACGCGGATGTCCTCCGGCGGGCCCGGGTGATCGTCGCGGTCGCCGGCATGGAGGGGGCGCTGCCGGGGGTGATCGCGGGGCTCGTCGCCGCCCCGGTGATCGGCGTTCCGACGAGCGTCGGCTACGGCGTGAGCCGCGGCGGTCTCGCGGCTCTGTTGACCATGCTCGGCTCCTGCTCCGGGGGGGTGACCGTGGTCAACATCGACAACGGTTACGGGGCGGCCTGCGCCGCCCGGGCGATCCTCGATGCGGGGGCGAAAACGCGGTGA
- a CDS encoding DNA primase: MPARSRGAGGRMADAGFRDYLGAVRDAADILQVVGETVNLKKAGRAWVGLCPFHQEKTPSFSVDPDKGLYYCFGCQRGGDVFRFVQELHHLEFAEAVRWLGERFNVPAPAPRGRGHSSGRREKLLAALEAAQAFFRARLGRPDAEAARRLLQSRGLGDAAERFGLGFAPAGWEELLRHLTGRGHTVETLRDAGLVVDRQSGRGVYDRFRNRVTFPIRDTSGRIVSFGGRIVGEGEPKYLNGPETEVYDKGRTLFRLSEAAGEIHRTGRAVLVEGYFDALSLAAAGVPGVVALCGTALAEGHVRLLKRWASRVVLLFDGDDAGRRAATRALAPLLQAGLAVRAAFPPDGMDPDDFVRLRGAEAALRLIDAAPELPQFLVEQAGRSFDLRTVEGRAAALEQILQHLAAIPNAVTRADAASAVADAMHIDERALREELTRAARERRRRLGAAALDGARARRRLTEWEAVLVRYLADRALREPEAAATVLEELPEERLGPAARRLVAAWRAALASGSVPDLPELSRDLPEEDRAELLRLAFAEGPAPDGEQVRGVLRHLEEEELRGRLRSLQRLIEMEEDPQEVDRLLEEKVTLARRIAAMSGAGSTAARKC, from the coding sequence GTGCCGGCCCGGTCCCGGGGCGCCGGGGGTCGGATGGCTGACGCCGGATTCAGGGACTACCTCGGCGCCGTCCGCGACGCCGCCGACATCCTCCAGGTCGTCGGCGAAACGGTCAACCTGAAGAAGGCCGGTCGGGCATGGGTGGGCCTGTGCCCCTTCCACCAGGAGAAGACCCCCAGCTTCTCGGTCGACCCCGACAAGGGGCTGTACTACTGCTTCGGCTGCCAGCGGGGCGGTGACGTCTTCCGGTTCGTCCAGGAGCTGCACCACCTGGAGTTCGCCGAGGCGGTGCGCTGGCTCGGAGAGCGGTTCAACGTGCCGGCGCCCGCGCCCCGTGGGCGGGGGCACTCCAGCGGGCGACGGGAGAAGCTCCTGGCGGCGCTGGAGGCCGCCCAGGCGTTCTTCCGGGCCCGACTCGGCAGGCCCGATGCCGAGGCGGCCCGGCGGCTCCTCCAGTCGCGGGGCCTCGGCGATGCGGCGGAGCGCTTCGGACTCGGGTTCGCCCCGGCCGGGTGGGAGGAGCTGCTCCGCCACCTGACAGGCCGCGGTCACACGGTGGAGACCCTCCGGGACGCCGGGCTCGTCGTCGACCGGCAGAGCGGGCGCGGCGTCTACGATCGTTTCCGGAACCGGGTCACCTTCCCGATTCGCGACACCTCGGGCCGCATCGTCTCCTTCGGCGGGCGGATCGTGGGGGAGGGCGAGCCGAAATACCTCAACGGTCCGGAAACCGAGGTGTACGACAAGGGAAGGACGCTCTTCCGCCTCTCCGAGGCCGCGGGGGAGATCCACCGCACGGGCCGGGCGGTCCTCGTCGAGGGCTACTTCGACGCCCTGTCGCTCGCCGCAGCCGGGGTTCCCGGCGTGGTCGCGCTGTGCGGAACGGCGCTCGCCGAGGGGCACGTCCGGCTGCTCAAGCGCTGGGCGAGCCGCGTCGTGCTTCTCTTCGACGGGGACGACGCCGGCCGCCGCGCCGCGACGCGGGCACTGGCTCCCCTCCTGCAGGCCGGTCTGGCCGTCCGCGCGGCCTTCCCACCCGACGGGATGGATCCCGACGACTTCGTCCGGCTCCGGGGCGCCGAGGCGGCGCTCCGCCTGATCGATGCCGCCCCGGAACTCCCGCAATTCCTCGTCGAGCAGGCGGGGCGGTCGTTCGATCTCCGGACCGTGGAAGGACGGGCGGCGGCGCTGGAGCAGATCCTGCAGCACCTGGCGGCGATCCCCAATGCGGTGACACGGGCCGACGCCGCGAGCGCGGTCGCGGACGCGATGCACATCGACGAGCGGGCCTTGAGGGAGGAGCTGACGCGGGCCGCCCGCGAGCGGCGCCGGCGTTTGGGGGCGGCCGCCCTCGACGGCGCCCGCGCCCGGCGCCGGCTCACCGAGTGGGAAGCGGTTCTCGTCCGCTACCTCGCCGATCGGGCCCTGCGCGAGCCCGAGGCCGCGGCGACGGTCCTGGAAGAGCTCCCGGAGGAGCGCCTCGGCCCGGCGGCGCGCCGCCTCGTGGCGGCGTGGCGTGCCGCGCTGGCGTCCGGATCGGTTCCCGACCTGCCGGAGCTGTCGCGGGACCTGCCGGAAGAGGACCGCGCGGAGCTGCTTCGGCTGGCATTCGCCGAGGGGCCGGCTCCGGACGGCGAGCAGGTGCGCGGCGTTCTCCGCCATCTGGAAGAGGAGGAATTGAGGGGGAGATTGCGGTCTCTCCAACGACTGATCGAAATGGAGGAGGATCCTCAGGAGGTCGATCGCCTGCTCGAGGAGAAGGTCACGCTGGCCCGGCGGATCGCCGCCATGAGCGGCGCCGGCAGCACGGCGGCCCGGAAATGCTGA